A window of the Helianthus annuus cultivar XRQ/B chromosome 4, HanXRQr2.0-SUNRISE, whole genome shotgun sequence genome harbors these coding sequences:
- the LOC110895715 gene encoding inactive protein RESTRICTED TEV MOVEMENT 1 has protein sequence MEKMLKLGPKEMKGEIWDEKGSTNILEILTSHQQDSINSIQFTCNTDGEVFLAETHGEPTGMKFKTVAFDYSNNEYLTSISGEYDNGRLVSIVFGTNKKKYGPFGRTGSKSDETSYDDFCFEFGPRNCFGGFHGSVFNGCVHAIGVYVKQYTSYADDEDSIYHLLH, from the exons ATGGAGAAAATGTTGAAATTGGGCCCAAAAGAAATGAAAGGTGAGATCTGGGATGAAAAGGGCTCTACTAATATTTTGGAAATCCTAACTTCACACCAACAAGATTCCATCAACTCCATTCAGTTTACATGTAATACAGACGGAGAAGTCTTTCTAGCTGAAACCCATGGTGAACCCACGGGTATGAAATTTAAAACT GTGGCATTTGATTATTCTAATAATGAGTACTTAACTTCGATAAGCGGCGAGTATGACAATGGTAGATTAGTGTCGATTGTATTTGGCACAAACAAAAAAAAGTACGGACCCTTTGGAAGAACCGGAAGCAAGTCGGATGAAACTTCATACGATGACTTCTGCTTTGAATTTGGACCAAGGAATTGTTTTGGAGGCTTTCATGGAAGCGTTTTTAATGGATGTGTGCATGCTATTGGAGTGTATGTCAAACAATATACGTCATACGCTGATGATGAGGATTCGATATACCACCTTCTACACTAA